The following DNA comes from Pleuronectes platessa chromosome 9, fPlePla1.1, whole genome shotgun sequence.
cagctgctctgctttattcgtattgttctttatttttaaaatgtataaatatacagtCTCATAAATACAACACTTTAACACTGATGGGTAAGACACTGAACATTTATCCATGTAGGCGTTGTCAGGAGGTTTGTGTCTCCGTCGGGCGGAGGTAGCGTTAGATTGTTTTGATGCAGAAGCAAATGTTTAAACCtcatgtgtatttatttatatatatatcgtgACTTGATGTATGAAACAGTTAAATCAGACACAGGGGACGGgggacacatgcacaaacagtgGACATGACACGGCAAAACCATTAAAGGGACCAAAGACATCCAGGAATTAATGAAATGTatcaaaaaaagagaaatgaaatcTCGACCTCCTCCCACGTGAACCTTTCTTACGTCACCTTCTGAACCTCCGATTCTTCTAAACACAAACCGATCTCCACCAGCGTCTCTTGTATGTCTTGTCTTCTTCTTCCCGTCTTCCCCCCTTCACGTTTAGGCGCCACCACTTAACGCCTGCGTGTTCTTTGCATAGTCCCAGTTTTTCATCTCGTTCTTCTGAAGCAGATCCCGGATCAGCTTGGAGTTGAGGAAGCGTCTGTAGGAATCTTTCTCCATCAGGACGTAGATCATCCTCTGGGCCTCGTCGAAACAGGACAGACAGGCGTGCTCCACGTTCTGCCTCGTGTCCTCCCTGGTGGCCGCGTCCAAGTTCACCTGGAGACAACGAGGAGGAGGGACGGTGAATAAACTTCAGAACTTAGCACCGACACGGCCATCGATAATAATATTCTGTAGTATTGATAATGGGTGAATTGTGCTTTGTGTGCAAGCACAGACACAACATGCATTTCCAATGTAGTTTCAAATGTCCAACAATTATAATGTGGTAGTAATTGCAAAAGTATGCTAATTGTAAGTTCATTAATCAATTGATTGCTTACACATCTTTACTCTATTATCTTTATTGCTACTTGtatcagtattattattattattataaaattctTATTGTGAGTTTCATATTGCCTGATTTTAATCAGTAACTTTTTTACTAATATTGAAAAatgctgtacaaataaagttgaaattatattgtaatttcttttttatatatatatatttgtatgtaaggtgtatttttttagttttgcagCATGACTTCTAAAATATGTCAGGTAACATTGAAATATCTCAAAAACTGGTTGTAGATTATATAAGGTAATGAGAGAAATctgtaaaaataatatatatatttatgttaaagCAAATACTAATTTGTACTCTATACAGGCCTGTtagtaattaataaaaaaaaacacaaatcgtTAACAGTTTTTTAAGATTTTTTGTGTTTAGGATAATTTCAGTTacaagaaaaatatgttttacgaTGAATAGTTTATGGTCATATATTATCATAAACGAACTGTAAGTGTTTTCTATCCACGTTGTTCGTCTGAGGTCCTGCAACCATGATGAAATCAAAGAGTAAAAGCCTTTTTAATGAGGCAGCTCAGTGAAACGTCATTAGTGCTGCAGCACTATTCATTATACCCACAGACTCAAGTGTTGATTCACTGAAGTGGAATGTGCAGTCGCATTAATACGATTTATGAAATATGTTTACAGCTCTCAACATTCATTACAATCACTTTGAGCCTCTTTCTAGTTTACTCACATtcaccataataataataaaaaactaaactaatcACCTCATTAGGGGCGTCGGCCTCCACGTATTGCCGGTAGATGTCCTTGGCTCTGCTCCCCAGCTTGGACGCTCCGGTCTTCTTGTATTCCTCACAGGCGAGCCAGAAGTCCATGTTCTCCTCGCTGAACTCCGACCTCAGGAAGCTGCGGAAGATCCAGCGCCCGGCTAAcgagggaagaggagaagaaaagtgtTTCTGTTAAATATCAATTCCACtttttacagacacacaaagtgaagGTGCAGAGCTCAGGTTGTATCTGAGGCTGAATGTGAGAAGGAAAAAGGTCTGAATCAGTTGCTCCAGACTTTTTCTAGAACTTCTCCTGTCAGTCAGTGTGAACAcggcaggaaaatgtccagacattTCCCAGCAAGCTAGAGGATGTGTTGAAGACACAATGTGTGCGAAAATggataaatattaatatctcaggatgaaaaagaaaagatgtacTCGAAGAAAATATGTAAACTTAGAAACTAGACGACTAGATTCAAGAGCAATTTGATGATAAGGGTCGACGCTGgatgtttaatttcattttaggTTTTGTGTCCCTGGATCAGATTCAGACGATTTGGATCTCAGTGTAATTGGAGCTGGAGTTTGTGTTAACTTCATGTCTaaaggaaataaacacacaaaaaattcAACAATTCTAATGTGCAATTGCATTTTGTCCCACAAAATCCAGCAGCGATAATTGCCACCTTTCTTTTCAGACACAAGTTTCACACGACTTGCAGAAGACATCAACAGATCTGAGGCTTCGTTTGAGATCCTTCATGATTCCAGGGACGGATGAAGGACGAGGAGGCTTCTGAGGCCTCGATGAGATAAAGTGAAGATCGGAAAAAAAGTCGGACGAAGTCGGGAAGACAtgatgatgtcagaggtcaGCGAATGAGATCATGGAACCCAGGAGGTCGGCGCCCAGCTGGTTCCCGCAAGGCCATTGCTCCCGGTTTTTATgtcctcgcacacacacagtgttattCTCTGAGGGATTGTGCACACGCACA
Coding sequences within:
- the rgs4 gene encoding regulator of G-protein signaling 4, whose protein sequence is MCKGLATLPATCLKSAKDIKHKISFLLQKPEPQAADQKQTKEKSVAAAAAAAEKRVPTATEVKQWTESFSHVMNSDTGRWIFRSFLRSEFSEENMDFWLACEEYKKTGASKLGSRAKDIYRQYVEADAPNEVNLDAATREDTRQNVEHACLSCFDEAQRMIYVLMEKDSYRRFLNSKLIRDLLQKNEMKNWDYAKNTQALSGGA